ACAACCTGCACCGGCTGGGCCTGCACCTGGACAATGCCCGCTACACGGAGCTGGCCGCTGCCATGCTGCGCCGGGTGCAGGATCTGGTAGTGCGGGAGCCACAACATCTCACCAATTGGGCCTCCCTCTATGCCGCGCTGCTGCGGCCTACGGCCGAGCTGGTGGTGGTGGGCCCGGAGGCCGAAGTACGTCGGCAGGAACTCAGCCGGCACTATTTACCCAATGCCGTGCTGGCTGGCGCCAAGCATTCCAGTTCGCTGCCGCTGCTGCAGGGCCGTACGGCGCGAAATGGCGAAACCACGCTGTATTTGTGCTTTAATCGCGCCTGCCAGCTGCCGGTACACACCGTAGCCGAGTTGCTGGCCCAGCTGTAAAGTAGCGCGAAGCTCCAGCTTTGCGAACGAGCGTAGCGAGTAGCAGTCGTATGCTGACGTATGCGCAACGCGTAGGAACTCGCTGCGCTCCTACGCGAAGCCGGAGCTTCGCGCTACTTGTTGGGCTACGATGCGCGCTACTGTTATTTAGCGAGGGGCCATTACAAAGTCAGCGCTGCAACCTGCTATCTTTACTCTTCGCTTCCAGTCTGATTTTCCTTTGAGCCTTTCTTTTGACTTTGTTCAGCCCGAGCCGGCGGCCGTAGACCGCGTCACGCTGTTTGCCGACGTGATTCTGCCGCTCCCGCTGCCCAAGCTGTACACCTACCGCGTACCCTTCGAGCTGAACGACCAGGTTGTGGTGGGTGGCCGCGTGATTGTGCAGTTCGGTGCTAAAAAAACGCTCAGCTGCATTGTGGCGGCCGTGCATGAAAATCCGCCCAAGGAGTACCAGGCCAAGTACATTCTGGAGTTTATTGACGATGCGCCCGTAGTGACGCAGCCTCAGCTGAAGCTGTTCCGCTGGATGGCCGACTACTATATGTGCACGCTGGGCGAGGTCATTAATGCGGCCCTTCCCTCCGCCCTCAAGCTCAGCTCGGAAAGCCGCGTGCAGCTGCATCCGGCCTTTGTGGCCGAGGAAAGCCCCTACCCGCTCAGTGAGCAGGAGCAAAAAGTAGTAGACGCCCTGAACACTGGGGAAGAAGGTAAGTCACTTACCTTTACGGATGTAGGTGAAATCCTTGGCATCACCTCGTTTCACCGGGTCATCAAGTCCCTGATGCAGAAAGACGTCATCTTTCTGTTTGAGCACTTAGCCGATAAATACTCGCCTAAAGTGGTGAAGAAGGTGCGGCTGGCCCACCATTTTGTGGCTGAGGCGGCACTGGAAAGCCTGTTTGCGCAGCTGGCTACCCGGGCCAAGCAGCTGGATGTGCTGATGCGCTACCTGCAGAAGGTGCCCGTGTACCAGAACGAGCACCGCAACCACCAGGGCATCGAAAAAGCCTACCTCACCAGCGCACCGCACCTTTCGGCTTCGGCCGTCAATACGCTGATCAAGAACGGCGTGCTGGAGCAGTTTGACGTGATTGTGTCGCGCTTTCCGCTGGATGATTCGCCGGAAGCCAAGATTACTTTCACCCTCAGCGAAGCCCAGACCACGGCCCGCGACGAAGTGCTGCAGCACTTCGGGGAGAAAGACATTGTGCTGCTGCACGGCGTAACGGGCGCCGGCAAAACCGAAATCTACATCGACCTGATTCGGAAGGCCATGGAAGGCGGCGGACAGGTGCTGTATCTGTTGCCCGAAATTGCCCTCACGGCCCAGATTGTAACCCGCCTGATGCGCGTATTTGGCACAAGGTTGGGCGTATATCACTCCAAATTCTCCGACAACGAGCGGGTGGAAGTGTGGAACGGCGTGCTTTCCGGCCGCTTTCAGGTGGTGGTAGGTGTGCGCTCCGCGGTGTTCCTACCGTTTGATAATCTGTCGCTGATTATCGTGGACGAAGAGCACGAATCCAGCTACAAGCAGTACGACCCGGCCCCGCGCTACAACGCCCGCGAAGTGGCTTTGATGATGGCCAACTTCCAGGGGGCTAAAACCCTGCTGGGCTCGGCCACGCCGGCGGTGGAAACCTATTACCAGGCCCGCGCCGGCCGCTATGGGCTGGTTACGTTGAGCAAGCGTTTTGGCGAGGCCGGCCTGCCAGAAATTGTGCTGGTGGATACGCGCAAGTCGCGGGATGCAAAGAAGATGCACAACCACTTCACGCCCGAGCTGATGACGGAAATGGAGACGAAGCTGGCCCTGAAAGAGCAGATTATCCTGTTTCAGAACCGGCGCGGCTACTCCCCTTTCATCAACTGCCTCGACTGCGGCTGGATTCCGAAGTGCCAGAACTGCGCCGTGAGTCTCAGCTACCACAAGCACGCCCACGAGCTGCGCTGCCACTACTGCGGCTACCACGACCGGATGCCGGTGGAATGCCCGGCCTGTGGCTCCCGCAACCTCAAAACGGTGGGCTTCGGCACCGAAAAGATTGAGGACGACCTGAAAGTCATGCTGCCCCAGGCCAACGTGCAGCGCATGGACCTGGACACTACCCGCGCCAAAAACTCCTATCAGCAGATTATTTCTGACTTCGAGAAGCAGGTGACCAACGTGCTGGTGGGTACCCAGATGGTGACCAAGGGGCTGGACTTTGCCAACGTGAGCCTGGTGGGCATCATCAACGCTGACAGCATCATTCACTACCCCGATTTCCGGGCACACGAGCGGGCCTTTCAGATGTTTGTGCAGGTGAGCGGACGTGCCGGGCGCAAGGGAAAAAAAGGCAAGGTCATCATTCAGACCGGCGACCCTATGCAGGTGATTTTCGACAAGGTCATCCGTAACGACTATATCGAGTTTTACGAGTACGAAATTCTGCAGCGGCGCGAGTACGGTTTTCCGCCCTTTATGCGCGTCATTCGGCTCACGGTAAAGCACATGGACCAGCACCTGGCTGAGGGCGCCGCCATTCTGCTGACCAATGAGCTGGTAGACCGGCTGGGCCGCGAGGCCGTGCTGGGGCCGGAAGCGCCGTACATCTTCCGCATCCGCAACTTCTACCTGCAGGAGATTACCATCAAGCTCAGCCGCGAGCATACGGTGCTGAAATCGGCCAAGGCGGATATTCTGGCGGCCATTAATGCGGTGAAGGACCAGAAGGAATACAAGCAGGCGCGCTTTGTGGCCGATGTAGACCCGATGTAACTCCTTTATCAACAACCATAAAGAAAGCGCCCCGACCATATCATGGCCGGGGCGCTTTGGCATACCAGGGGTTGCGTCAGACTTATACCTCGTCGAGCAGGCCCAGGATGATGAAGATGATACCAATGATGGCAATGATGCCGCCCAGGATACCAAAGATGGCGCTAATACCGCTGAACAGCGAAATCAGCAAACCAATCAGCAACAGAATGATACCCTTGCGGATGTTGCCGCTCAACGCATCAGCCTTGGCCGTGTCGCTGTGGGTTTTCACCTGTGCTTTTTGCGCCAGCTTGGTCATTTGCTTGGCTACTTTGCCCACGGCTACTTTCTGCAGGGTGCTCATTTTCTTGGGCGAAGCAGTAGCCATGGCGTGCGAAGCAGCCCGGGCAGCCTCGGCGGTAGTGGCGGGTGCTGCTTTGGGAGCCGCAGCTACTGGAGCAGCCTCCAAAGCTGGTGCAGCTACAGCTACTTCTTCGGCGGCTACCGCTACGGGAGCAGGCTTAGCGGCTGCTACACGCTCAGTACCGTGGTAAGGCGTAGTTTTGGGCAGCATGGCATACTCAGCGCGGCTGCAGCTACTTAGGCCAGCGGCTACAACAACCAGAGCTGCCAGGCTCTGGCGCAGGTAGTGGAAATGTTGTTTCATAGGAGTTTGGGAAAGGTGAAAAAGAAAATTTCGGGAGTAAGCGGTGAGAGTAAGGAGCCATCATCGGAGATGTCAGTGCCTTTGCTTACTGCAATTATAGCTAATAAAATTCCCAAGGCAACAGAAAGAGAATTCTACTTTCCCGCAATATTGTTATGTAGCCCGCCTTTCATAATGCCTTTGGTTAGCGTTTACTCCTTGTCTACAGCTGTCTGGCCCGGGTGCCAGAGAGAAGCAGGCAGGCGGCTTCTGCCCATGAAAAGCAGCACCATCTGAGGCAGCAAAATGGCTTTCAGCCTATTACGCAGATGTTGTTTTAGAGCAGAAGCATACCCAGGCTATTTTTTCACGCGTAGCTAAAAGACATTAAACTATGCACCGGCAACTGATAAGTACCGGCTACTGTCTTAAGCATTCACCACACACTTGTTCCGATAAAAATGCGTTGAATAGAAGAGCAAGGAACATTTTAGGCCCTAATGGCTCTTACAGCATGGGCATACGTGCCATGCTGCTGCATGCTAGCTGTTAAGAATAGGTTGAGCACTTTCGTTTTATATGCATCATAGTACCTCATATCTCCTGTACTGTTATTACCTGCTGGCCCTTGGCGCCTTGTTAATAGCGCCTGCCTGCACGCAGCCCCCCGCCGAAAGCCGGGCCGTGGCCGCGTATGCGCACGCCAGAGATAGTACCGGCTATGAAACCAAACCGCCGCAGGACCCCAATGGCATCAGTAAATACTACCACGGCCGGCAAATTGCGCACGTCATGGGCCATGAGGGGTCTGACTGGCTGGAGCGCCCCAACCGGGCTGAGGAAGAGCGCACCGATTTGCTGCTCGGGGCTCTGCAGCTAAAGCCAACCGATGTGGTGGCCGACTTAGGGGCCGGCACCGGGTTCTTTACCTTCCGCATCAGCCCACTGGTGCCGCAAGGCCGTGTTTTGGCTGTGGATATCCAACCCGAAATGCTGCGCTCCATTGAGAGCACCAA
The Hymenobacter sp. DG25B genome window above contains:
- the priA gene encoding primosomal protein N', which gives rise to MSLSFDFVQPEPAAVDRVTLFADVILPLPLPKLYTYRVPFELNDQVVVGGRVIVQFGAKKTLSCIVAAVHENPPKEYQAKYILEFIDDAPVVTQPQLKLFRWMADYYMCTLGEVINAALPSALKLSSESRVQLHPAFVAEESPYPLSEQEQKVVDALNTGEEGKSLTFTDVGEILGITSFHRVIKSLMQKDVIFLFEHLADKYSPKVVKKVRLAHHFVAEAALESLFAQLATRAKQLDVLMRYLQKVPVYQNEHRNHQGIEKAYLTSAPHLSASAVNTLIKNGVLEQFDVIVSRFPLDDSPEAKITFTLSEAQTTARDEVLQHFGEKDIVLLHGVTGAGKTEIYIDLIRKAMEGGGQVLYLLPEIALTAQIVTRLMRVFGTRLGVYHSKFSDNERVEVWNGVLSGRFQVVVGVRSAVFLPFDNLSLIIVDEEHESSYKQYDPAPRYNAREVALMMANFQGAKTLLGSATPAVETYYQARAGRYGLVTLSKRFGEAGLPEIVLVDTRKSRDAKKMHNHFTPELMTEMETKLALKEQIILFQNRRGYSPFINCLDCGWIPKCQNCAVSLSYHKHAHELRCHYCGYHDRMPVECPACGSRNLKTVGFGTEKIEDDLKVMLPQANVQRMDLDTTRAKNSYQQIISDFEKQVTNVLVGTQMVTKGLDFANVSLVGIINADSIIHYPDFRAHERAFQMFVQVSGRAGRKGKKGKVIIQTGDPMQVIFDKVIRNDYIEFYEYEILQRREYGFPPFMRVIRLTVKHMDQHLAEGAAILLTNELVDRLGREAVLGPEAPYIFRIRNFYLQEITIKLSREHTVLKSAKADILAAINAVKDQKEYKQARFVADVDPM
- a CDS encoding class I SAM-dependent methyltransferase codes for the protein MHHSTSYLLYCYYLLALGALLIAPACTQPPAESRAVAAYAHARDSTGYETKPPQDPNGISKYYHGRQIAHVMGHEGSDWLERPNRAEEERTDLLLGALQLKPTDVVADLGAGTGFFTFRISPLVPQGRVLAVDIQPEMLRSIESTKARTKLTNVEPILGTTKSPNLPPNSVDLVLLVDAYHEFDHPAK